Sequence from the Leptospira bourretii genome:
TTCTCCAACGATTCGAGAAAGTCTTTGTGTTCCCCCAGCCCCGGGGATGATTCCTAGTTTTGTTTCTGTAAGTCCCATTTGTGCAGACTCACTCGCATAACGAATATCACATGATAGAGCCAGTTCTAACCCACCACCAAATGCAAATCCATTGATAGCTGCGATGGTTGGTATGGATAGGTTTGATAATTCAGAAAAACACAGGTTGATGTCCGTTAAAAATTGTTTCACCTGCAATTCCGACATGGACTTTCGTTCTTTCAAATCCGCCCCGGAACAGAACGAATCTCCAGTACCAATGATGACAAGAGCACGTGCCTGACCCAGTTTAACTTCTTGGATTTTTTCTCTTAGATCTGCAAGAAGCTGCAAGGAAATGGCATTTTTTGCCTCTGGACGGCTGAGTTCTATCAATGCTACATAAGTATGGTGGGTTTGGAGTGTGACGGTGTTCATAGAATTTCCTCCGAATGAAAAAATAGAAATGAAATCGGTTTTGTTTTTCCGATAATGGAAGCAGCAGTCATGAGAAGGATTTTATACACAATCGGATTCTCACTAGTACTTGGAAACAGTTTTTCATGTAAAACTTCTTCCAACGAAGATCCTCTTGCCTCCCTTTTAACCTCTCCTCCTGTTGTATCTTCTGTGACTCCACAAATTGGAACTCCTGCCCAAAACAATCTGAATGCCACCTATGCGGCTACTGAAGTTGTGATTAAAGGCGAAAATTTTGGAATCGATCCTGTGATCCGATTTAATGATATTGTTGCGACGATCAGTCTCAATACAGGAACAGAATTATACACCCGAGTACCAGATGGGGCTTTTTCTGGTTTCATCACTGTATCTAAATCAGGTGGATCTTGTTTGCCAAATTCCAAAACAGGCGTTAATTGTGCTGGAATGGAATACTTTATCGACTGCTATACGGTCGCAAACAAACAATACGGTTCTGAAATCGAACTCAAACAAGGGCAGAGTTTGTCGATCGAATTTGATGGGCAAGAAACCAAAGCCTTCCATACAGATACCTTGTTATCCTCTAGAAACTTAACCATTGGATGTGAAAGTACGGTGACCGTTAGAGTTTTTGATCGGTCATGCCGGGCAACAGATTACGTCTTACAAAATGATCCGGTCATCCCATTTCCAGCAGGTGTGGCTACGCAATTCTTCCTTACTGCTCAATCAGCAACTTGTAGTTTGGCTCTTTAAATAAAGTAACAGTCCAGTCTAAGTTTTACAAACTGACGAGAAACAATTTTAACTTTTTTGAAATTGGTAAGAGGATAATTTTGATTCCCACCTCTCTTGGTTCGTTGCCGACCAAGAGATTCGCAGGTAGGAAGGATATCAGATTAAGATTTAGTTGGAGTAAAAGATCTCGATTAAGTTTTGGCTTGGATCTGCAAAAGTTAGACTCTCTCCAGAGTCCGTACCTTCCGGCCCTTTGATGATCTTAACATTCTTTTCTTCGAGTTCGCTGATGGCTTCCGTGAAATCGTCCACATCCATCACAAAACTTAAGAGAGGAAGAGACCTGTCAGAGACTTCGGCCTTCACCAATCGGATGCGAAAGGAATCCAGAGAAAGAATTGCCTCAGTAGCCTTCTTTGTCTCCACTTCGAAGTCAAAAATGTCCCTGTAAAAATCGATAGAGGTGTCGAGTTG
This genomic interval carries:
- a CDS encoding enoyl-CoA hydratase-related protein produces the protein MNTVTLQTHHTYVALIELSRPEAKNAISLQLLADLREKIQEVKLGQARALVIIGTGDSFCSGADLKERKSMSELQVKQFLTDINLCFSELSNLSIPTIAAINGFAFGGGLELALSCDIRYASESAQMGLTETKLGIIPGAGGTQRLSRIVGESIAMEWIFSGKKLTGKEAKERGLVSQIFEPDHLRESSLALAREISESAPIAVSAAKKAIRGGLELPMKSALEWERLCYFETIGTKDRLEALQAFAEKRKPNFKGE
- a CDS encoding LIC10067 family putative lipoprotein, yielding MRRILYTIGFSLVLGNSFSCKTSSNEDPLASLLTSPPVVSSVTPQIGTPAQNNLNATYAATEVVIKGENFGIDPVIRFNDIVATISLNTGTELYTRVPDGAFSGFITVSKSGGSCLPNSKTGVNCAGMEYFIDCYTVANKQYGSEIELKQGQSLSIEFDGQETKAFHTDTLLSSRNLTIGCESTVTVRVFDRSCRATDYVLQNDPVIPFPAGVATQFFLTAQSATCSLAL
- a CDS encoding VOC family protein, coding for MIIVEGIGHVSIPVSQLDTSIDFYRDIFDFEVETKKATEAILSLDSFRIRLVKAEVSDRSLPLLSFVMDVDDFTEAISELEEKNVKIIKGPEGTDSGESLTFADPSQNLIEIFYSN